The Pseudophryne corroboree isolate aPseCor3 chromosome 12, aPseCor3.hap2, whole genome shotgun sequence genomic sequence tagttactttttttttctttaccttttttttctttaccactgtatattgtttttgttattttagctGCCCTGACTGATattctctatgcccttgagcatcagctttaggTGACGTTGAAAGACTAGTATCGTCATCGTGATTGCTTGCAGAAGCTGCAGTGTTAGTATTTGctagctgctcctgctcttctctcaactgaTCCATTTTGATAAACACACTCAAGTTGTACAACTACAgtttaatagtattatttatttagttGAACTTTTTTTTCAAAACGCACCACTATttgcggagtcacagtacttgcatgttatagtaacatagtaacatagtaggtgaggttgaaaaaagactattagtccattgagttcaacctgaattgtattgcattccctattccaggggttctcaaactcggtcctcaggggcgcacacagtgcatgttttgcaggtctcctcacagaatcacaagtgaaataattagctccacctgtggaccttttaaaatgtgtctgtgagtaattaatacacctgtgcacttgctgggttacctgcaaaacatgcactgtgtggggtcctgaggaccgagtttgagaacccctgccctattgTATTTAGAATAAAGGCTATATCCTTGTATATCTTTTTccattagaaatttgtctaacccatttttaaacgcattgactgcatccgccattacaaccttctctctggcagtgtattctatattggtattgcccttacagtgaagaatcctttcctgCGCTGAGTActaaaatttcctctcctcaagccttagcgggtgtcctcgcgttttgtgtagaggtcttttattaaacaactcacatgatagctaCGCATATTCCccgtttatatatttgtaaatattaaccaAATCTCCTGTTAGTCATCTCATTTCTGGTGTAAACATAGCtaatctagaaagcctctcctcatagtccagtgtctccaaccccttaatcaattttgtagctcgcctctgaaccttttcaagtcctAATTAgagatacataggccctcattccgagttgttcgcagagagtcatcgcatcgcaaatgtgcaaaaactaactgcgcatgcgcaaaagcgtaaatacgcatgcacGAGCACAGCCGTACGACACTGGTGCAAAAATACCTAAAAAAATACCACacgttactcacaaacgaaaacgcGGAGTGGCGGAggtgtggcggaggcgagacttcgcaatgctccgacatgggcatgaaagtgggcgtacagtgtgggagtatgtaactcgcaatgggcgtgtttttcacaagaaaacattgtcgctgttaaaactaacataggaatccgtagcaatcttcacgcagcagccgagtaggtctgcagttactctgcatttgcgaagtactgatacaagtgtgtatgcactaattagcagttaattggagagcacattcatctgttggccaattacttgttaaatactgctcagatgaaagttagcaaacaaCAATTGTCAAAACCCACATTATATGTTTATTctaatcacatataaatctcacacactgccaaataaggttgttatttgtgttcaagttggtgtgtaaacatttttgtaaagggcaggttttaatgtgtgtaagagtaccaaatgcaaacaagtgaaattaaacaaaatgtaaataaaaagcaGCAACATTTAACCTAAATAAACAgagacccacataatgcagcatacacttgttgaccatagaaaaaaacaaaaaagtgttgtgtcagtttaattaatatggacattaaagtgttgtgcaaggcatacctgtagtatTTTTGAAGATGCAATTGTTTTATAAATTGCAGATTGTTCCCTCGTTCCACAATTGTCTATATGCTTACCTAATCTTCCTGGAACTAAgaattacctaatgcattaccttgaataaagtacTCAATTTTTGGTaaagtattaattttttattactgtagtaatatatttttaaatcaaaacaacatggctacacgtgagtctcacaggcagagatggaccaagcagcaagcagatgccactgacacaaatgatatagcagaactcagtactctgcaaaattcagcttctgacaaaattataaatttaagtaaaaataaaagatattacacaccctgccacacaaaaatttggacccaactgagaaagaattaggatccaccacacagacacatcaatacatagcacactagtaagaggaagatggctctggtgtttctgaaaaaaagctcacaggctacaatacctccaaacattaataatacatttcactaagagggagttatccattctggccacacaagccaactccaaaataacatagaggcaacatgaaaaacatgggtgctgcccatctggagagacatcactttcttttttttctccccgcctgaggctgttcttcttggcttggtctgcggagcgaccttcgttgggcctgcccagtgggctgttcttcctgggcaggggcaggggagggagccaatgtgggtggctctctgccactgtgggcaagggagacagcgatggcctggagcccttgcaagatgttagttgcaagactttggaatgaggaggcaagttgttcttgtccctgcctgatctctgccagaccttggcagagttgagcaacaccttgctcaacactggttcggtgctcagtgagccggacagctatctggcttatctcccagatgaccccgtcttgaaacgcatttaggctctcaccatacctagctatttcaagcaggatctccgggatagcagagggttgggtgggggggccagtaggaacctgcagaggtgggatttgtgggcccacacggccagacccactaggtccctccacctcagcctcagccacataaccttcctgtgactcaaactgatcacccccctgtgctgtgttttgtggcaagcaaatagaagaatgtgtgggaaaacagTACAATAAAGAATTAGTTATTTTTTATaaaatacagtttaaattgcagacaaataagtgtgtaaacttacctggcaagtcatgttccgtcaggatctcaggcaggtccgtgtccatattagacaccccttggccctcctcataactgacacagggcattgccatctcctccaagtctgtaaactccacagcgacagctggtcctccacctgtagcccttgaggcattccactccgcagacctctttgccttcaggcgggatttgaagtcggcccaactacatatgtttggggaaataggggcaaagtagagtattattatttctggaaaaaaatatataggacacatgttctgcttttgtttgcgaaacataacatcacatgtaactacatttttaagactacttagcacagagaatggactggcaagatgcacttaccgtcgtctaacttcctgtgatgttctgacgacagagccaacttcattcacagaatgtgtgatgtccctccagatgcgatctttcgtagcagcacccatgtttttgggtcctctatgtattttggacatggcctgcatgaccaaaacacgcaactccctcttagtgaatgctggctgtctttttttacgtctggcggtagcctgtgagctttcctcctgttgctcctcaccatcttcctcgtcactagcagcttctgtctgttgtgcttgtgtggctaatgatgattctccctcagtttggccagtatgtgtgtgtggcagggtatccccacttaattgttggggctcagaagctgacatttcccGAGTACTGGATCCTGCctcttcagaatccgcagaggcggattccatcattcgtctctggcactctatgcgttttttcgccaatgccatctgctgctgcataatgcggtccatctctgctgctaattcctcacgagtagccatgttggagatgacgtctgtacgcccaggtgtgtggcgatttatacctacgtgcggcgcgttcattcacacaggtgtacagtatgctaatcttgctactgattgtactgcttatttaagggcctggtttgcacgctgtgagtgtattgGTGATGAATGGAGTTTCTGTTTCTGTCTCGTGCGAGAAGGTGCTCTTTTggactttgcagagtgagtaattttagcattgtcaagcatacagtttTCTGTTTTTTAGCTTTTAGCATATACACCGTATTGCGTATTTTTGGCGAAGTTCCATTTGTGAGTAGTCGTGCAATCGTCTTGTTGTTAAATGCAAGTATGTTTGTTGGTGCAATGCAggtgtttttctgtttttgttagaatatctgtttttattttttcatttttgtttttcGTTTTAATTTTTTGGcctaacctgtactttagtgtttctgttttgtgAACTAATTTAAAAATGTtgctcttagtctcattttgtgtctcttgtaggtgtattttttcGGGAGAAGTGATCCTACTTTATTTTCTGCCCAACTTTTCCTTTAGTATTTGGGCCAGTTTCTTGACCAAATCAACTGTGTTAttttgaggagcaggtaagtcccctaggcctgtgtttgtgtctgtttgtgctaatggtctctatgtggtcttagtctcattttgtgtctcttgtaggtgtattttttcGGGAGAAGTGATCCTACTTTATTTTCTGCCCAACTTTTCCTTTAGTATTTGGGCCAGTTTCTTGACCAAATCAACTGTGTTAttttgaggagcaggtaagtcccctaggcctgtgtgttgtggagtatgtgtgtggtcaaagtgtttttcttatgTTTGTCATCACTAATTGTTAAGAAATTAATTTTTATTTTccggattgatcagcaaagtagtcctgttcttgcctgtaatagctactaaaggactCAATTTTGTGTTGAATGTAGTTTAGATTTATAACATAATTATCATTAGTTATTCTTAGGTTTTGGAAATTATTTTGATGCTCTTATTATGTGTATGTTTGGTTGGTTTacacattgtgtttttttttttttaacctatgtTTGATCATACCTTTTAATTtgtgttttcccttttttttctcaATTTATAATTGGTCCGTAATTGAATCCAGaaaaaatgtcgtatgctcctgcagtaagtttacacccAGAAAATTTCATTTGGATTAAGGTTGTACATTTGATTTATAAAattgtcttattctcaatattattacctttattttaagttggtgatgtcggtctttgtggctgctgaagccctcccaccccaacccacggaagcactcccaccccaaccgcctgcccaccaaccacaaccggctcctcatcaaccaaggcaacggaggcttgctaggccaccaattttccgcacccatgtcctactttttgggatgccagatgatgttgttgtgcgtagatacaggctgccaccacatctaatcctagacactctctccataatagagagtgatctggagtcttcaattcggtatcctacagcaataccaccattgacacaattccttgctgtgttacattttgtggccacagggtcatgttgttggagacctggttggcatgtcgcagggccagttcagtaaggtcctgcggcatgtcagccaggctttcataaagcgtgtgaagcaatttattgctatgcctctggatgatggtgccctagatgtggtgaagcggcaatttgaggaaggtggtagtcgcttcccacatgttattggggttgtggatggcacacatgtagctattgtgccaccaagacataatgaagaaatttatagaaacaggaaactgtttcattctctgaatgtaatggttgtttgtgggccatccctccagatcgtttccctgaatgccaagttccCTGGAAACGTGCATGAtgcttatgtcattagacaatcagggatatggcacagattaagatcaagtcaacgagcagacatgtggttattgggtgagttggccaaTATAATTTCCTGCCATTTTTTATCAATTTTAGGAATATTCTCTTTCTAAATTTTTCttctcctcaaacaggagaccgtggatatccttgcaccccctggctcatgactccttaccgtaatcccaggccaggaccacagacggcatttaactccgcgcttactgccactagacagctggtggagcgcacaattggggtccttaaaggccgttttcgtgtgctccaccgcactggtggcgacatcatgtattcgccggagatggcaagtaaaatagtggtcctgtgcgctatactacataacatcgcggtaaggagtagcgtagagcttcctcacactgaggaattgcctgatgaggagccaggggttgtccgtcgattcggtggggggagtgtttcacggaggggaagccaagtcagggcaagcattgttggagaatatttcaggtatagtgtttttttatttactTGTCGAATTTATTACAAAACACTGTATGCTTATTCTCATTTTGTTCCAATGTAATTTGGGTtggtattgtaaggtcattgtgtaattattcGGTTGTGTGGGAATATCtaattatgttttttaaaaataaccttaaacaggttaagcttacaatgttttttttttaatctaataatgtgatgttgctaaatagtgtccttatttgttttctttcatctaatcctgtttttaaagaaaaaaaacacaaacaaatgaaaataaatgttggccactttgtgactgtgcagctgaattatcacacaaaatgtggtgagtacacagagttttgtttgtttgtttttcaaagtgtgtgtgtgtgtgtgtgtgtgtgtgtccgtgtttgTGTGGGTGTTTTAGTTGTGGGTTGTGTGTaaattttttgtttaatttttcctCTTCCACGACTACGTATTTCCGCTCGAGCGAACttaccactctgctcttcacagcattgcaaacatcaataaagtttattgtaatgacagcatagattttagaccaatcacatgctaacacacactataaatatatgcccaaataaggaaaacgccattgccatgatgcgtgcagcacctttcaccaggcgggagctctgcgtcctggttgcggtgatggaccgccgcgtaggctgtGTAGGGCAATTTATccccaatcgggttaagcgcgaggcctacgcggaggtccgccaccgactcaggactcgcgtccgcagcaggcggaccatcatccagctGGAACGCAGATGGAGTGATCTGCGCAGGAGGACTCCGGAGcttttggcggagatccgccagcaaaatcCGCCAGCtgcgtgcacgcagtaagttacattacattattattcaaaactgtgcaaatttacactaagtggtatctgtaattgcaacactgactTAACTAGTTATcaaaatatgacagtgtgtgtggttagggcaaacagtactgactgtagaaaagttagtcaaacaagtgcatgttgttcaaaattgctacacaggctggaaactgtaccacATAACTTGATCAGTGGGGTCAaaataataaggtggcttgaatattgatatggtgatgttgcctataacaaTCATTATGAGTCAATGGAATAGATTATGTAATGAGCATCACAAAAGTAATGTAGAATCAGAttgtttgctatggacaacatcaacagatttttactttaaaaaaaaaatgttagccctgtgtcttttacatgggacagaacagtgtaatagccAAATGTTGTTTGGAAAAATTGACATGCTACACAAAATAACATACATATATCATTCTAGGTCAACCACAATggcaagctgatgcagggaggcaacaacagggcccttctcagcccccctccccttctcagtccccctcccttctcagtccccctccccttcccaatccccctccccttcccagtccccctcagcttcccagtccccctcagcttcccactccccctcagcttcccactccccctcagcttcccactccccctcagcttcccactacccttctcagcccacctctacttatccttctgtgcccccttctcctccttaccagtccccttctccttctccttcaaaatccccttctcagcccccctcaacctcgattggccaaacattctctccgccccctcgccctcacaatcagacccaccctcagaataaacatccccaatccctcctccttcccccatccctcctccttctcccattcagcctccttcccccatccagcctccttcccccatccagctgccatcaccacccagcgaatgggcagaagaagcccctgatgggctaagtgacaatgttgccgaggaaagtaagtgtttttaaaATGTTCaaataatgattacctacttacacttacaatgtcaaaacatgccctgttgtactgttggaaatgtGCTACCAAGACTAAAAATTAGAGAtattattcatggtgtacatgttgcattgatttttttaagtgtcattttatgtactgtttatgtgtgcaatgttttgtgtgttcactctaggtcgacactcattagttcaacagggttgccaggacaacttgctttatatgtgctcagttttgaggctaacatttctacctgagtggagttctctttaacatgggatgttgcccatagcaaccaataacattatACTTGTAATTTGTAAGTCCGCTTTTacaagataatgggggtaattccaagttgatcgcagcaggatttttgatagcaattgggcaaaaccatgtgcactgcaggggaggcagatgtaacatgtgcagagagagttaaatttgggtgggttattttatttctgtgcagggtaaatacatgctgctttacttttacactgccaattagattgcagaatgaacacaccccaccaaaatctaactctctctgcacatgttacatctgcctccactgcagtgcacatggttttgcccaattgctaacaaaaaacctgctgcgatcaacttggaattacccccaatatgtctaatttgattggttgctatggtcaacgtcccatcttaaatagaactcccgtagtagttaatgtaccccatggtgtggtacactttcttgtaaaaaacaaataaacattgctgagcaggcttgtgtgttgttctgctactgatttatccttaaaacagccatgatgtagtcacttaggcattaaagcaggcctgtccaaactgcggccctccagctgcagagaaactacacatgccagcatgccctgacacagttttgcattctgtgaccccaaaactgtgtcaaggcatgctggtatgtgtagtttcacaacagctggaggacctcaGTTTGGACAGGCTTGCATTAAATTGTGCTTTGTgccctgcttgtataataggtaatgtgagtaagttattaatgttttctttgactcttcttttcagatgctgctATTGGAGATCCCAGCACTTTGCCAGCACTTTTAGGGCGGCTGAAAGCCCATTTAAGGGAAGTCATAGCAGACATAGAGGCAATAGAAAATGTCCTCTGATGATTTTTTGAGAATTTTGTTAAAAgtttatttactaaaaaaaaaatataaaaagaacaaaaaaataaaatttgttgaagttaagtgggtgttgtgtttatttatgctataaaggaacagcacattggcttgcagaaattggtgaccttaaacagttcacacatcttacttaagattaaaaacttaaaaataaaacacaaaatttaaaaaatacaaaacccgttaggaggttatggtttctaaatacatgaaaagacatttattcacacactacacatatacacaatacttcaaacatttgcattagagcGTGAAAAATtcccatatctatatttgtaaATTTACCACAACAATGTTTCTggccaattatggctacaaagtgttcttctggtattctttggagacttaattggtcaggaccattgacattaattacactaattggggtcgtaattgaggagggcttgtggacttttaacagaaaggtgtaattccactgaataggaaaaaaaaccattgtggtgcgtttgtccgcaaatgtgtgcacttttaacatggatgtgtaaatatactaaaacttagtattcttacgatgaagtatgtgtttatGCGatagtttcgcattgctgcgatggtttcgcattgctgcgatgtcatttgacgtacgcccactttgtgtaatactgcgtacgaatgagcaaaaatacgttgggggcggatgttcgcaattttactacattaacgcaactttgtgaatatgttgtgcgaacgaaaaacttagcgaccaactcggaatgacctccattgtatgTATGCGGCAGGCGCTTTTcgtcttttgtgttttggttatggtgcCATgctggtgttttggatctggattggttttgccaaaaccaccctttcgtgttttggttttggttttgaatctggatgattttggggggtaattttgatcctacggtattattaacctcaatagcattaatttccactcatttccagactattctgaacacctcacaatattgtttttaggccaataggttgcactgaggtggctgtatgactaagccaagtgacacaagtgagcggcacaaacacctggcccatctaggtgtggcactgcagtgtcagacaggatggcactttaaaaaactaggcctcaaacagcacatcatgcaaagaagaaaaagaggtgcaatgaggtaactggatgactaagctaagtgacacaagtgtgcggcacaaacacctggcccatctaggagtggtactgcaatggcggcaggatggcacttaaataaactaggccccaaacagcacatcatgcaaagtagaaaaagaggttcaatgaggtagctgtatgactaagctaagcgacacaagtgtgcggcacaaacaacatgagacgtgctggaatttgcccagatgtaatacacgcacaatattggtggcacagaacAGCGTACccgtaaaccacacacacacacatggcaaagcctgtaaaattaatttggataataataataacaacccttttatttggagctattataataatatgcagcacaggcgagcgtacccctacccacacagggcaaaccctgtaaaaattatttggataataatataagtaatgcatataagccttttatttggagtaaataatatacagcacaggtcaccaccactggacttatggcatcacaagacaccaccactggactgatgcagcacaagacaccaccactggactggacctatacggcagtacccctggacttatacggcagtacccctggacttgtacggcagtttcagacaggatgacactttaaaaaactagtccacaaacagcacatgatgcaaagaagaaaaagaggtgcaagatagaattgtccttgggccctccctcccacccttatgttgtataaacagaacgtgcacactttaacaaatcaatcatttcatggacatatacggcattatcactggagttatacggcagtatcactggacttatacggcagtaccactggatttatatggtagtatcactggactggatttatatggcagtatcactggacttatacgccagtaccactggaattttatggcagtactactggaattatatggcagtaccactggacttatacgccagtaccactgtatttatacggcagtaccactggacatatacggcagtaccactagacttatacagcagtatcactggatttatatgtcagtatcactggactggatttatacgccattaccactggacatatacggcagta encodes the following:
- the LOC134980514 gene encoding putative nuclease HARBI1 isoform X1 produces the protein MSQGQFSKVLRHVSQAFIKRVKQFIAMPLDDGALDVVKRQFEEGGSRFPHVIGVVDGTHVAIVPPRHNEEIYRNRKLFHSLNVMVVCGPSLQIVSLNAKFPGNVHDAYVIRQSGIWHRLRSSQRADMWLLGDRGYPCTPWLMTPYRNPRPGPQTAFNSALTATRQLVERTIGVLKGRFRVLHRTGGDIMYSPEMASKIVVLCAILHNIAVRSSVELPHTEELPDEEPGVVRRFGGGSVSRRGSQVRASIVGEYFRKKTQTNENKCWPLCDCAAELSHKMWSTTMAS
- the LOC134980514 gene encoding putative nuclease HARBI1 isoform X2, translating into MSYAPAIVSLNAKFPGNVHDAYVIRQSGIWHRLRSSQRADMWLLGDRGYPCTPWLMTPYRNPRPGPQTAFNSALTATRQLVERTIGVLKGRFRVLHRTGGDIMYSPEMASKIVVLCAILHNIAVRSSVELPHTEELPDEEPGVVRRFGGGSVSRRGSQVRASIVGEYFRKKTQTNENKCWPLCDCAAELSHKMWSTTMAS